One Vicia villosa cultivar HV-30 ecotype Madison, WI linkage group LG5, Vvil1.0, whole genome shotgun sequence genomic window, CCGAAGAGAGCTTCTATAAATACCTCACCCTTAGCAGGTGAGAGGATAAATCTTAAGTCATAAATCACACCCACATGCGCTTATACCTAAACACACAATTGATCTACAGAGTCTTTCACCTTACACGAGCAGGTCTTTTAAATTCTTGGGAAATACCACCATGCATGGCTTCTGACTTTCGTGGACAAACCCTAACTACCATACATCATAATATATCTACCAAGACCTCTGAGTGTCCATGCTCTTACAAAAGCAACACACTTTTTGACCAATACACAAGTCATCCATTTATTGCAAGCTATTAAAATGCATTATCTTTAATTgttcaattattatattttcttaatcTTCATCCTCCATTAGAGCAGGCTTAAAACCATCACTCAACTCATAATAAATTTTCATGCCATCATCTACCTCTTCATACTCTAGAGATTCATCTTTGCCTTATTGTACTATATTTTGATTACATCTGGAAACTAATGCATTTTTAACTCAATGGCTTATGAGAATACATTTCTCAAAGAATGACCCACAAGAAATTCAATAAGAGAGTGAATTATACATCACTTCAAAAGCAACCACTCAATAGAGCAGCCCATTTTGCTTTTACCTACATACATACATGATACAACTTAttgtgagagatatttttacCACGTTTCTTTAAAATAGTTTGTAAAAACTATCAAATCATTcatgtattttaaaattattaaaataacataacaaaactaattgtttttttatttgacGAAGTCCATCTCTATTAAattcttccaattttttttttaataataactttaCAAAATATTCTATAGAGTTTTTTTTACATGGGACACATGTTATCCATtctacaattaaaaaaaattgtgaacactattaatatttacaattgaacactattaatactatttatttataaaatggaATTTAATATCACATCGCTTattgcttatttattttatttgtagataagttaaaattaaaatacaaatggcCGTATATGTACGGATATTCAATTTAAACTCATGTGTACGAAaaaatttatctttaaaaaaatataaaatggaaAACCATTTTTGCATCTACAGTcttttttttctccaaaataactCACATAAacttaaaatgttttaaaaatatataaaatggaAAACCATTTTTGCATCTACAGTctttttttttctccaaaataactCACATAAACTTAAAATTTTCAACATTTGATCACAAATACTCAGAACTTCAGTGAAATTTgatatcacattcatacatcaatTTGAGCACCAGATTCAATCTCGAGAGCTTCATAAACCTTAATCCACATCTCGCACTTCATCAACTACCTTCAATTGGCAACTAAGTTCAATGAGGGTTCTTCGATTGGGCTTATTGCTCGCTCTGGCATCTGGATTTGCAGCCATTTCCATTTACATCACCGGACTCTCCAATCCTTCTtctgtatgtatgtatgtatacaACGTTTTTTTCCTAAAACATATTATCGGAATTGTAACAGATTCGTTTCTATTGCGTTGAATCTAATGATTGTTGTAATGTAATCATTGAGACAGATACCAATTATCAACTCACAGATGAAGAAACTGAATCGTTGCTTTCGTTGCATAACTCTTTCGAGAAGTGTGTGGTAAGGTTTTCACTTCTGTGTTGTTGCATTTGTCTCAGATTTGTATTGGTTTTCTAGTATGGTTAGGTGATGTTTGAGTTTATGATTGTTTGAGTGGTATAATGGGAAAATAGTGTAAATCTGaattttggtttggttttgactGGATGCCAACGATATTTTGATGTAAAATTTGTGCAGATTGTTAAATAGTTGAATACTTTACTAAATTTACCAATATTGAATTCTGGATATAGATTTAGGTGGTTTGGGAATGCAGAGAGAAGACGTGTAGATTCTGTGGTAAGAAGAGTAGATCGGATGGAGAGAAGTCAATTACCTAGAGGTAGAGGTAGACCTAGAAAAATtctaagagaagttattaagaaagatctcgagattaatgatttggatagaaacatggtcttggatagaacattatgaagaaagttgatctatgtagtgggataagacttgattattgttgttgttgttgttgttgtattgaaTTCTGGATATCTGGTAATGGTTAGGAAAAACTCGTGAAGTGAATGTTGGAGCTCTGaagattatttttaaatgtttaaacCTACTGTGTTTTCCTCGAAAGGATTATGCCAGTGTGTTCTGAAATACTAGTAGtagtttaagaaaatttattgctGTGTGATATTTGTTTTGGAGTTCTATTCTAGTATTTTGGCTCCGATTTGTTTTCCTATAGTGTCAACCTTCCAATCTTGTATTGAGTATGAATTACTTGAACGACTTGACTACCCATGGCTAATTTTGTGTTTTGTGCAGAGTGCGAATGGACTTGGTCTAAAAGCAGCCAGGGGTAGTGATTACTGTCAAACCACAATAAGTTTTCCTAGTGATACTATACCAAAATGGGTAAATATTTCTATCCATTCGCTGACCTGATTTTAttcatgaattaaaataaatattgcatGTATGGTCCTCAAAAATATGTCAACCCTGACAACCTAGAATACTGGGAGAAAAAGAAATAGTTTCCTCATTTTCAAAAGTATGGAGTAGAGTTATCGATAGCGGACGCTATCGCCGCTATCCCGGGATATCGTCCTGGAGCGGTGACCCTCCGCTATTTGATGTTTAGCGGCCACTATTTGATGTTTAGCAGGTAcccttaaaataaataaatttggtttGATTATTTATCTGTTTTTCATTACATATGTTTTTTAAAGTAACAGTCATTTAATAACTCTATTCCTCTTCTCTGTTTTGTTTTACATCAAATATATGTTTAATAGATTATTCGTATAATTAGTCTAAAGAATAGTCAAATAGAGGTTCTCCCGCTATCCGCTACCGCTCCGCTATCCGGGATTAATATATGGACAGTGATATACATATACTTAGTcacaaatggtataaaagtagtTAAATATTTGCTGTGATTGTCGACTGACGAAGGTTTCTGAATTGACAGAAAGATCCCAAAACTGGTGAACTTGAAGTTCTATCTTATGATTTTAATCTATGTGAAGCTGTGGCCACATGGGAACAGGTAAGAAAATTGGTCTGTATTATTTGTGATTGTGAATACCcataaatatataatatcttTCATAGGATATAAAACCATATGCTTTTGACATTCTATTTTGATAGATACTGCTACTAGACTGTCAAATTACAGATTCTTTGGTGTACCCACAAGAATGTTAAATGACCCTTACCATCTctttttttaaatgacaaatgTTCGCTGTTATTTTTGTTAGTGGGGGAGTTGAGCCTATGACCCCCTTACTATTGGCCTTGATGCCATTGCCAACTTTCTTTTGAGATTTTCCTTTTTCCATTTTTAAAGTGATGTAGAGTGAATTTATAACTGATGCCTTACATGTTATTGTTGTGTCTAATGATTGCTCAGGTGCGAAATAGCACCACTATACTCACCAAGGAATTCATTGATTCTTTACCAAATGGATGGGAGGAGTATGCTTGGCGTAGGATCAATAAAGGAGTACAACTGTAAGTAAATGTGCATCTGAATTTTACTAAACAATTGTGTAATCATTAAATAATGACAGCCTATAGGGAAGAAAACCAcattaaattgtattttaattcattcaTTTATTACAAATGAAGATACTGAGCATAGTATTAGTATACTCTATATAGTTGATTCTAGATTTCCACAAAGATTATGTGGATTTCAAAACCCCAAATGAAGTATATCGACATTGAGCATTTCATCCTTAAGTAAGGCACATGGTATATCATGTGAACTAGGACAATTGGTCAATTTGTCTATCCTAAGCTTTCTTTTTATTTgatgttgaaaagaaaaccaTCCCTAGAATTAGCTGTCAGGAGTTCttatgaagaaggaaattgaagtTCGTATGAAGTCTCACAAATAGGATTCTTCTGTGTTGCAGTAACCGCTGCGAGAACAAGACCTTATGCATGGAGAAACTTTCACTAGTGCTCCCTGAAACACCACCATACTTCCCTAGACAGTATGGGCGATGTGCTGTTATTGGTAATTCGGGTGATCTCTTGAAAACAAAATTTGGAAAAGAGATAGATGGCTATGATGCCGTTTTAAGAGAAAATGGCGCTCCAACTCAAGTTAGTTGATCAACAATGTTTTTCTGCTTTTCTTtcaattttgtctaaaaaattaaGACCTTAACCAATAAGTTCTATTCACAACTGCAGAACTATACCGATTATGTGGGTAGGAAAAGCACTTTCCGTCTTCTAAATCGAGGATCTGCCAAAGCACTTGATAAAGTTGTAGAATTAGATGGTACTGCTAACTGTTATATGAGTTCCACTTGTTACAATGCCTTTATGAATTACTAGAGCCTTACTATAAATGCTTTTTCtgcagagaaaagaaaagaagtctTGATAGTAAAAACAaccattcatgacatcatgaacAAAATGATCAAGGTATGTTTCGTAATCAATGGAAATCACCTTCCAAGATCCTTTATTTACTGTGCTACATATTCTATATCCATTTGCAAAGCAATCGGCTTTTGTCTTCTGCAGGAACTTCCTATAACAAATCCAGTATATCTCATGCTAGGTGCTTCCTTTGGTTCAGCCGCAAAAGGAACTGGGCTTAAGGCTCTTGAATTTGCCCTCTCCATGTGTGATTCAGTGGATATGTATGGTTTCACCGTGGATCCTGGCTATAAAGAATGGTATTGAACAACTCATTGGAAATTAGTATTTCTGTTTAATTAATTACTTTGAAATATGATTACTTGATTTGTAGGCCTTAAAAATTTATTTCAGGACAAGATATTTCTCTGAATCTCGTCAAGGCCATACACCATTGCATGGTAGAGCTTATTACCAAATGATGGAATGCTTGGGAGTAAGTAAACTAGACTTACTAGTTTACTGCTAGTAGAAATCATTAAGAAATAGTTAAATTAGCGTCACGATGATTTAAAATTCTTGAGTCTTAGGTTGAAGTGACCCTAAGGACTTTCATTCGGCGCGTAAGGAAAATAAAGACATTCCTTATTGTTGGCTGATAATTATGCTTTGACTTAGTGCCTAGCAGTTTGAATTTAATCATGTTTCTTGTTTTTCTAATCATTGACCTTCTCTACTTTCTTCATTGTTAAGCTGATCAAAATCCATTCTCCCATGAGAGCTGATCCAAACCGTGTAATAAAATGGGTTCCAAGCTCCCGTATTATAAGGGCTGCTAGGATTGCATCCGAGAAATTACTGAGGTAAATAATTCCTGCTTCCTCCAATTTTGTTTCTTTATTTTCCCTTAAAACCTTTTTTATGTATAGATTTTACTTGGAGTGCTAAGTATAAATGTATAATTATCATCAGCCCACTATTCAAAAGTTTAATCTGTTAGATGAAAGCTCGCGAATGGTTTTATGTTACTTTCTAAGAATAATTGTAGTATCTCAAGCTTCTTGGCTCATGCTCTTACTAAGACACTACTGAAACTAGCTGGACTTTCTCAATTCATTATGATTTTCACAGGAGAGTTGGAGCAGGATCTGAAGATCCATTGCGTGCATGTTCCATAATTAAGaagcaagctaaaagaaatttaaatgcGCTTTCAAACCTCCGAAAGGCGGCACTGGATCATTTAAGGTATGTGAAGAGCACAACCATGTATCCTCTGGAGCATAATCCAGGACATGGGTTGCTTTGCACTGTCCCAACTGATTGAACTGTACTGAGATTTTATGCATTCAATTTGTGCTTTCGGGAAGCATCTGGCTGTCTACTATTCAAAAACTTCTCTTAATTCCTTTTGCAAAATATGTCATCAACTTGAAAAATTGGCAACGGAGTTTCCTACTCACGGTACAGTAGCTTATCTGCAAATTTTTTAATCTTTCtcattctttttgtttcaaaactaCAAATACTCGGATATTTGGTTGTGAGGGCTACATGATAGAACAGCTAGGACACATTTTTTAGGCATAGGAGCTACTGAGTTGAGCCCTAACGAGTTGAGCTGTAatgaatgtttttattttttatgattacatTATAGGAACAATAACTGTACACCCATAATATAAAGACTTTTACTTGCATCATACTGTTAATTCATCAAATATAGTTACATTATCTGTGTTGATTTTGGAAGCTCTATTAGAAATTGCGCCACTCTGTATTTTTAGTTGGAGATATACATCCATAAGCCTTGAAAACACATGAATTTTGTTTTCCAAAGTGAGTTAAACTATTTACACTTATACTAATGTTTCCAAGAATGCTGGATATGATTCGAAATGTAAAAACTAGATGGAAAATTAGAATAGTAACTTACCATAGAAGATGGTAGAATATCATTTGAGGTAATTTTGGTATGCCAGCTCTATGTAAAAACAAATCCAACTGTTGGGATTTGGCTTGAGAGTTGAGAGGATGAAAAAATAGTTAGACCAATTAGGGAATATTATTATAGTTAGAGGTAGTATAGATGAAAAGTTTGTAAGTTAAACTATTGAGAGGTATCAAAAGGTTAATGATCTATCTTAAAATGCGACTATCACATTTTGAGCAAAGTTGTAATATACtcgaaatttaaaaatttaaaaaaagctTTCGAGTGAGATTTATGTCGGGGAGCAACCAAAAGATCCAAATATGgtagaaaagaaaattaatctGGTTTGAAATGAGAATTTATCCCTTATTTTAGGCATGCGGTAGGACgtttttatcaaattatttttttaaaataccggatttttttaaatttctggCACGGTATGGAAAATTTTGTTGGATTTATCTATTTACCGTGTCTGATGCTACATaccggaaatttaaaatttttgatattggatattttaaaatttcGGTATGTAGCAGCAGTTAAAATTGAAATCGGAAATATGAAATATCTGGTActggaaattttaaattttcggtGTGACTTGAGTTcataaaattatcaaaaattttaaatttttggtaTATAAAAAAtactagaaatttcaaatttccggtaATACTGGGATTtaattctttttccttttttctaaaCTTGAATAAAATACACTGAAATAATGAATCgacttaatatataaataaatagaataaatgtcATACATAGATGTATTACAAAAAAAACTACAATAACTTTCTACCGGTTTAGAACCACAAAGATATAAAACTTTATCTGCCATACGGGAAATTTCTGGTAcaccggaaatttgaaatttctggtacacTGAAAATTTGGAATTTCCGGTATTGGTTTTCTATCGGAAATTCGTGAAATTTCTGGGACGGCGTAATGTTTTGTAAATCAcatcggaaattttgaaatttttgataaATGAATATCGAAATTTTGTAAAAAACAGAATTTGTGGTATCGGCaaaaaagaaatatcaaaaaTTTGTTCTGCGGTaccgaaatttttttttttaatgatttttgccacaataatttttatttaaaaaaggtgaaaattttaaataaatagtgTCAGAAACATTTTGGAAATAATATAAAATGATGGGTGACATAAATAATTCTCTCTTAAAATGGTTGAATTAAAGAGAAACCATTCTAGGCCTAAAAAGACATGCTCAAAGGATCAAGAGTCTAAGATTGTAGAATTTGGCAAGTTTGAATGTAAAATAACTATGTAGCTTAGTTTTAGTAAAATACAACAACTTTTACAATTGATCttagttttatttatgtatttacaCAAGTAGTTTAATTTATCATTTGTTAGATATTTATTTCTTAAATTTTCTAAAACATAATACCATTTGCAACTTTAAACCtatcaatttaaaattcaaaaagatCTAACTCAAATTTTAGATTgatcatcaaaatcatttgttAAAGTTGATGATTATTACCGCCAAAAAATTGGCATGTTTGATGGGACCAAATAAAAGATAATTTGTTTTAGGGAAATGCTGATCAGTGCCTTCAGGACAATGATTAagactttaaaaatagtaaatttatctcgataatctgcgtatttaatttctcgaaaattgaaatattatattttgtataaaatatttttttttttgagaatgcTTAACTATCATGCAATCTTTCTGGCAACAAATGAATGATAGTAATCATAGTAACTATGAAATAATGAATATAATTATTCACCAAATTGCTAATGTTTTTAATCATGTGATTGAAAACACAAAAACCAATATCAGGTGGTAGCTAGGAAAACAAATTGAATACTGTCATGTTGACGCATCCAACGAAGATGTGATTGAATAAAACATATTGACCCCATTGAAATGTGATTGTTGTCAATATAATTCAACAAGATAAAACGTTGGAGGACAAgctttattttatatatgttttcCTTAACACAATCTTATAATCTGAACTTCTCTAAGGGATCAATATTCTCAAATTTACTAAGTTTTTTTGGGGAAGCACATGAGTCATCAGACGAATGAATTGCTTATTATCAAATTGAATATGAGGATCTAGCAAACGACGAATGTttaagaataaaataattttCCAGTTTCTTAATCAATGATGCATTAACATTGTTCAAAACCTTGCCTCCAAATTTGATTCCAGACTAGGGTCATTTAAAGACTATATTCTATGAATAGTTCTTTAGAGGTCATATCAAGTTCAATGGTATAGTAATGGTATAGACTTGACAACATTTTAAGGAAGACTTATGAATCGAAAAGTATTCTAGTGTAACTTTACTAGCAAAAGACAATAAAGTCTCAGTCAAATTGTCTCCCATCTCTTATTTTGATGTTCATTTTCTTATATAGTAGTTTCGACCATTACTACATTTGAAGTCTAATAAGAACCATTAAGGTGACATCTTAATGGTAATTAGAATCCTATTTTATTGTCATATTCTGAGCCAGAATGTTACCAATTGGCTATAAATGTGTCATCCATGCATGAAAATCGATTATTCCTTTCATATTGGTTTTGGACCGGTAGGATCAACCTAGTCCATTGTGTGACTTAACCTAACCTCATTGTATCAGGCAAGATACAACCCGACCCACTCTTGATGATTTGTTCGAAATTAATCTGGACACATACCTAGTCCCCAAGCATGAGACATATAGGGGCAAAATTCTTTTATGGGACCGATTAAGAAGTCAGACGTTTACACAGTCCTTAAGCATGACCCACACATGGACGAAATGCTTTTCCGAAATGATTAGAAGTCCGACGTTTACATAGTCCCTTAAGCATAATTTGCGTATGGGCGAAATGTATTTTCGAGATGGCTCAAAAAGTTAGACATTTATACAATCCCTTAAATGAGTTGCACAAGGGTGAAATGCTTTTTCCAGGCCCGTTAAAAAGTCAAATGTGCCTTAATTTCCATGTTTATTTGTCTGCTAGTGTAGGATACGAGTTGTAGCTAAGTCAGCAAAGTCTGGATGATCTCTTTAAACTCGTTCATATTTGGCCCGAGCTCTCCTTTAATGCCTTTTGAATACTCCCTGAACTTCAAGCATGGTGGACGGATACATGCTGGAATAAACATATCGGTGCAGAATCAATTGATAATTACATTAGTCTTTTGTGTCAAATGAAAGCTCATTATTTAAATGGTGAGTTATGTCATTCAAATGATCGCTACAAGATTGAGTCATGTTGTTTGAAAAAAATTGAGAGATATGTCTCAATTGACTGATAGGGCCAAGAAAATTAAGAGATTCAGTTTATGTGTGAACTTGCAATTCAAATCAATCTAATAGATCCAATTTCTTAATCATATAAATATATTTCTACCATGTTCACTTACAACAAATCAGAATAACTCCATCATATTCTTTATAAAGTCGTATGGGATTTGTAACATCTTTGGCTACTTGTAAGTATTGTGTACTGACCCAACAAACCAACATGAGTCTCTTAAGCAtgctttgtcctcactcacatgATATTTGAGAATTTTTAAGTTTATCATCCATCCCAAAATTCTTTTTAGTCAAACACGCCAAAATGTGAAATTCTTATGATATGGACTATCAAAAAGTTGCATATTGTTGGTatagataatacaaatcaattcTTATAAAGCTTTCCTTGAAGTGTACAATCTCAAACACACACAATCTCAAAATTAGTCTCATTTTGCCTCATTTACCAAAAAATTATCAAATGCCACTCATGATCCATATCTTGAATCCTGAAAGTCACTTTCCACCCTCATCAGTCTCAAATACCACAAAGAGTAATGTTTATAATAACAAAAGTTTCAAATACTACTCAATTCTAAATTCTAATTTGTTttgcactttttttttttaattctgatAAATATATCAAACAAAAACATCACGAATAAATCATGAACTAACCACGATCGTTAAATCTCACTTTTGTAGGAAATCATGGgtggacaaaaataaaataaatcattatTTTGAGTACAATATCTTATTGTTGTGATATTCTCGTGAACAGTCTTTTCGAGATAATTAGTATTTTTCAAACAAAAGTTGTCCTAAGTTATAAGTCGCCTTACCATTTCAATAAAAAGATTAGTGTTTCTTCCATTAAGGACGAATTGTTTGGGTACTATCTGAGTTTGATTTTTTGTGGAAACAAGACTTGGCCAATAAGTTGTCCCTCTGAATTGTCCTACTGAGCCACGAAACCAGATTAATCGGTACACTATGTGAATCGAAATTGGTTggctaaataaaaaaaagttttataattttattttctatataaaaTTAGTTACATTCTTTAAAAATGTTCAAAGTACACATGTTTTTTTATAGGTAGTACATGTCATACATTGAAACTAGATCAAATTTCATTCTATAGAAAAGGGAGATAACAAGGTTAAAAACTTAAAACTAACAAACAAACCCTCATACTTCCAACTCCCAACTTCCCCAAAACAACAcaacacaatcttcttctctatGCTCTCCTtctctcttcttttcttttctctcaaAATAAAACCCTATCCCTAATTCTGCATTTCTAAAACAAAGAATCGAATTACAGAGAAATGTCGGAGATTCAACCGGCGGAGGGGCAGATAAACGGCGGAAGAACCCTAATTCCGACCACCACCGAACAAATCGCGACGAAACGGCAGAGAAGGCCGAGTGTCCGATTGGGCGACATCGGCGTCGACCCACCTTACGAATCTCACGGAAGACGCAACACCAAGAGCTGGAAACTCGCCTTCGATCATCCCCGCAAGGAGAAAGATTCCAACTCCGCAGGTAAACCTTCAAAGACTCGACCTTTAACTAATTTGACCGGTTTCAATGAAACCCTAGACGGTGAAGAAAGAGAAGGGAACGTTGATAGTACGGTTGCAATTGGTAGCTGGAAGGTTAAGGAGTCCAAGAAAAGAGGTCCTGTTGCTACCAAGAGAGCTAGATCGAGCTGGGTATCGAGAATCGATGATACCGGTGGCGGCGGTGGAGTTGGTGGTGGTGGTAGTGGAACTGGTGGTGTTGAGTTAGAGGAAAAATATAGTGGTGCTGAAGATGTGGAAGATGGGTATAGAGAATTCGACATGGAGAATTCAGA contains:
- the LOC131603582 gene encoding sialyltransferase-like protein 2 isoform X1, producing the protein MRVLRLGLLLALASGFAAISIYITGLSNPSSVYTNYQLTDEETESLLSLHNSFEKCVSANGLGLKAARGSDYCQTTISFPSDTIPKWKDPKTGELEVLSYDFNLCEAVATWEQVRNSTTILTKEFIDSLPNGWEEYAWRRINKGVQLNRCENKTLCMEKLSLVLPETPPYFPRQYGRCAVIGNSGDLLKTKFGKEIDGYDAVLRENGAPTQNYTDYVGRKSTFRLLNRGSAKALDKVVELDEKRKEVLIVKTTIHDIMNKMIKVCFVINGNHLPRSFIYCATYSISICKAIGFCLLQELPITNPVYLMLGASFGSAAKGTGLKALEFALSMCDSVDMYGFTVDPGYKEWTRYFSESRQGHTPLHGRAYYQMMECLGLIKIHSPMRADPNRVIKWVPSSRIIRAARIASEKLLRRVGAGSEDPLRACSIIKKQAKRNLNALSNLRKAALDHLRYVKSTTMYPLEHNPGHGLLCTVPTD
- the LOC131603582 gene encoding sialyltransferase-like protein 2 isoform X2; protein product: MRVLRLGLLLALASGFAAISIYITGLSNPSSVYTNYQLTDEETESLLSLHNSFEKCVSANGLGLKAARGSDYCQTTISFPSDTIPKWKDPKTGELEVLSYDFNLCEAVATWEQVRNSTTILTKEFIDSLPNGWEEYAWRRINKGVQLNRCENKTLCMEKLSLVLPETPPYFPRQYGRCAVIGNSGDLLKTKFGKEIDGYDAVLRENGAPTQNYTDYVGRKSTFRLLNRGSAKALDKVVELDEKRKEVLIVKTTIHDIMNKMIKELPITNPVYLMLGASFGSAAKGTGLKALEFALSMCDSVDMYGFTVDPGYKEWTRYFSESRQGHTPLHGRAYYQMMECLGLIKIHSPMRADPNRVIKWVPSSRIIRAARIASEKLLRRVGAGSEDPLRACSIIKKQAKRNLNALSNLRKAALDHLRYVKSTTMYPLEHNPGHGLLCTVPTD
- the LOC131603582 gene encoding sialyltransferase-like protein 2 isoform X3 — translated: MYVYTNYQLTDEETESLLSLHNSFEKCVSANGLGLKAARGSDYCQTTISFPSDTIPKWKDPKTGELEVLSYDFNLCEAVATWEQVRNSTTILTKEFIDSLPNGWEEYAWRRINKGVQLNRCENKTLCMEKLSLVLPETPPYFPRQYGRCAVIGNSGDLLKTKFGKEIDGYDAVLRENGAPTQNYTDYVGRKSTFRLLNRGSAKALDKVVELDEKRKEVLIVKTTIHDIMNKMIKELPITNPVYLMLGASFGSAAKGTGLKALEFALSMCDSVDMYGFTVDPGYKEWTRYFSESRQGHTPLHGRAYYQMMECLGLIKIHSPMRADPNRVIKWVPSSRIIRAARIASEKLLRRVGAGSEDPLRACSIIKKQAKRNLNALSNLRKAALDHLRYVKSTTMYPLEHNPGHGLLCTVPTD
- the LOC131603583 gene encoding uncharacterized protein LOC131603583, whose amino-acid sequence is MSEIQPAEGQINGGRTLIPTTTEQIATKRQRRPSVRLGDIGVDPPYESHGRRNTKSWKLAFDHPRKEKDSNSAGKPSKTRPLTNLTGFNETLDGEEREGNVDSTVAIGSWKVKESKKRGPVATKRARSSWVSRIDDTGGGGGVGGGGSGTGGVELEEKYSGAEDVEDGYREFDMENSESPLKEQSPIHSMENLGIDGHRRSFKSRDHNDGIDLSGPSENDVRNENGGRIRSGEDGIRIWLNGLGLGRYAPVFEVHEVDDEVLPMLTLEDLKDMGINAVGSRRKLFCAIQKLVLAGKERILRHSKIRMLV